In Saccharicrinis fermentans DSM 9555 = JCM 21142, a genomic segment contains:
- the ccoS gene encoding cbb3-type cytochrome oxidase assembly protein CcoS, which yields MNILYLLVGVSLLAALFFLGLFVWAVKSGQYEDMFSPSVRILFDDDDHSRSDETSDEKNDIEKNK from the coding sequence ATGAACATACTTTATTTATTGGTCGGGGTTAGCTTGTTGGCAGCACTGTTTTTTTTAGGGCTGTTTGTGTGGGCTGTTAAGTCGGGGCAGTATGAAGATATGTTCTCCCCATCGGTTCGTATTTTGTTTGATGATGATGATCATTCCCGGAGCGATGAAACCAGTGACGAGAAAAATGACATTGAAAAGAATAAATAG
- a CDS encoding c-type cytochrome, whose protein sequence is MNKYYLIVVICVCAVLKSSAQSSWLVPQEQKEKLSLVEFTDAMRASGKEVFSVKCTACHGMPGEGTFNALLNPSPGDPASEKFQMNTDGALFYKISEGRVTMPSFKNALSKADIWNVIAYLRSFNPVYVQETAEKIETNIAPGTVLSLGISFDESKKAVAVQLVGSLEGEKNSIGGVGIKLMAKRYFGNLNIGDVKRTNKEGLSYFSWDHSLPGDSLGNVQLVAQVDQAEVYGDVKTEVTLPIAQVTNKPPLNKDRAMWNTVKKAPIWIIVGYTGGVVTVWFFIFYVLFIMKKVFALGKEPITEEEKVI, encoded by the coding sequence ATGAACAAGTATTATTTAATCGTAGTTATTTGTGTTTGTGCTGTGTTAAAATCATCAGCGCAAAGCTCTTGGCTAGTTCCGCAGGAGCAAAAAGAAAAGTTAAGTCTGGTTGAGTTTACCGATGCCATGAGAGCTTCTGGTAAAGAAGTGTTTTCTGTTAAGTGTACCGCTTGTCATGGGATGCCGGGTGAGGGTACTTTTAATGCCTTGCTGAATCCTTCTCCTGGAGATCCTGCGTCTGAAAAGTTTCAGATGAATACCGACGGTGCTCTTTTTTACAAGATAAGTGAGGGGCGGGTAACCATGCCTTCATTTAAGAATGCCTTGAGTAAGGCCGACATTTGGAATGTGATCGCTTATTTGCGCAGCTTTAATCCTGTCTATGTGCAGGAAACAGCCGAAAAAATTGAAACCAATATTGCTCCGGGAACAGTCTTGTCATTGGGGATATCTTTTGATGAGTCAAAGAAAGCTGTGGCGGTTCAGTTAGTCGGATCCTTAGAGGGTGAAAAAAATAGCATCGGTGGGGTCGGCATAAAATTGATGGCCAAAAGATATTTTGGAAATCTGAATATTGGAGATGTTAAGCGCACGAATAAAGAAGGTTTGTCTTATTTTTCATGGGATCATTCTTTGCCGGGTGATTCATTGGGTAATGTGCAGCTGGTAGCCCAGGTGGATCAGGCAGAGGTGTATGGGGATGTGAAAACTGAAGTGACGCTACCTATTGCGCAGGTGACCAATAAGCCGCCTTTGAATAAGGATCGGGCCATGTGGAATACGGTTAAGAAAGCACCCATATGGATTATTGTTGGGTATACAGGCGGTGTTGTAACGGTTTGGTTCTTTATTTTTTATGTGCTCTTTATAATGAAAAAAGTGTTTGCTTTGGGTAAAGAGCCCATTACAGAAGAGGAAAAAGTTATTTAA
- the hisC gene encoding histidinol-phosphate transaminase, whose amino-acid sequence MKTIEQLIRPNIKSLRPYSSARDEFSGEQAIFLDANENPFNKPYNRYPDPYQRKLKKKIGELKDIEAEHIFLGNGSDEAIDLTFRSFCEPGIDNVISIDPTYGMYQVAADINNIEIRKVKLTKEFQLDVDGLLAAADQNSKILFICSPNNPTGNCFPATDILSLLDKFNGIVVLDEAYIDFAPEKSFLPHLAKYPNLIILQTFSKAWGMAGIRLGMAFTSPEIIHIFNHIKYPYNINILTQQTALQLLEKADDKNTWVQELLRQKEQMSLKMKQYPFIQKIFPSDANYLLIKTTAPKEIYNFLVDQGVIVRDRSTVSLCEGCLRVTIGSKEENNALYAALDQYQNK is encoded by the coding sequence ATGAAAACAATAGAACAATTAATCCGCCCCAATATAAAGTCCCTTCGTCCATATTCATCAGCCAGGGATGAATTTTCAGGCGAACAAGCCATCTTTTTGGATGCCAACGAAAACCCTTTTAACAAACCTTACAACCGCTATCCGGATCCTTATCAACGCAAGCTCAAGAAAAAAATAGGAGAGCTTAAAGACATTGAAGCCGAACACATCTTCTTGGGCAATGGAAGCGATGAAGCCATAGACCTTACATTCAGGTCCTTTTGTGAACCAGGAATCGACAATGTTATATCCATAGACCCAACCTATGGCATGTACCAGGTAGCTGCCGACATCAATAACATTGAGATACGCAAAGTTAAGCTCACCAAAGAATTCCAACTGGATGTAGATGGCCTACTGGCTGCCGCAGATCAAAATTCAAAAATATTATTTATCTGTTCTCCCAATAATCCCACTGGCAATTGTTTTCCCGCAACAGACATCCTCAGTCTATTGGATAAATTTAATGGGATAGTGGTACTAGACGAAGCCTACATTGACTTTGCGCCAGAAAAGAGTTTTCTACCACATTTAGCGAAATATCCAAACCTCATCATCCTACAAACATTCAGCAAGGCGTGGGGCATGGCCGGAATCCGCTTAGGCATGGCATTCACATCTCCAGAAATCATCCACATATTTAACCATATCAAATACCCATACAACATTAATATACTCACACAACAAACTGCACTACAATTACTAGAGAAAGCGGATGATAAAAACACATGGGTTCAGGAACTACTAAGACAAAAAGAACAAATGTCCTTAAAGATGAAGCAATATCCCTTTATTCAAAAGATATTTCCCTCTGACGCCAATTACCTTTTAATAAAAACAACAGCCCCCAAAGAGATATACAACTTTTTAGTAGACCAGGGTGTTATTGTCAGGGATCGCTCAACTGTTTCACTTTGCGAAGGCTGTTTAAGGGTAACCATTGGATCAAAAGAAGAAAACAATGCACTGTATGCTGCACTGGATCAATATCAAAATAAATAA
- the hisD gene encoding histidinol dehydrogenase, which produces MQVFEYPQKSDWAQLLQRPENDLSTLFQTVQGILTDIKENGEKAAKAYSEKFDGFAAENLLVSQKETEEACLQVSSKLKQAIHTAKLNIEKFHQAQISPEKVVETMPGVICRQKSVAIEKVGLYVPGGTAPLFSTVLMLALPAIIAGCKEIVLCTPPNKEGKIHPAILFTASLIGVTNIFKLGGVQAIGAMAYGTESIPKVDKIFGPGNSYVTAAKQLVSLKDVAIDMPAGPSEVEVLADESANAAFVASDLLSQAEHGVDSQVILITNSPQLIPQIQIELDNQLKELSRKEIAEKALQNSRIILLSNQQEMIEMTNMYAPEHLIIAMRDDDEVANKITNAGSVFIGNYTPESAGDYASGTNHTLPTHGYAKAYSGVNLDSYIKKITFQKITPQGLKNIGPAIEEMAATEQLDAHKNAVTIRLNTLK; this is translated from the coding sequence ATGCAGGTATTTGAATATCCACAAAAGAGCGATTGGGCGCAGCTACTTCAACGTCCCGAGAATGATTTGAGCACCTTGTTCCAGACCGTTCAAGGCATTCTGACCGACATCAAAGAGAACGGCGAAAAAGCAGCCAAAGCATACTCTGAGAAATTTGACGGCTTTGCTGCCGAAAACCTTTTAGTATCTCAAAAAGAAACTGAGGAAGCATGCTTGCAGGTTTCCTCCAAATTAAAGCAAGCCATCCATACAGCCAAGCTAAATATCGAAAAATTTCACCAAGCACAAATATCACCCGAAAAGGTGGTAGAGACAATGCCAGGCGTTATTTGCCGTCAAAAAAGTGTTGCCATTGAGAAGGTAGGTCTATATGTCCCCGGGGGCACTGCTCCACTCTTCTCTACAGTATTAATGCTGGCACTTCCTGCCATCATTGCCGGATGTAAAGAAATCGTCCTTTGTACGCCTCCCAACAAAGAAGGTAAAATTCACCCTGCCATATTATTTACCGCCTCATTGATTGGAGTCACCAACATATTTAAACTAGGTGGTGTACAAGCCATCGGAGCAATGGCTTACGGTACCGAGAGCATTCCTAAAGTGGATAAAATTTTTGGCCCAGGAAACAGCTACGTAACCGCAGCCAAACAACTAGTTAGCTTAAAAGATGTGGCCATAGACATGCCCGCAGGTCCTTCTGAAGTAGAAGTACTGGCTGACGAATCAGCCAATGCTGCTTTTGTTGCCTCTGACCTTCTGAGTCAAGCTGAACATGGCGTAGATAGTCAAGTCATCCTGATCACCAACAGCCCACAACTGATTCCTCAAATTCAAATAGAACTGGACAATCAACTTAAAGAATTATCCAGAAAGGAAATTGCAGAAAAAGCCTTACAAAACAGTCGCATCATACTATTATCCAACCAACAAGAGATGATTGAAATGACCAATATGTACGCTCCTGAGCACCTGATAATAGCCATGCGTGACGACGATGAAGTAGCCAATAAAATCACCAATGCAGGTTCGGTATTCATAGGCAATTATACGCCCGAGAGTGCAGGCGACTACGCATCTGGCACCAACCACACACTGCCAACACACGGTTACGCAAAAGCATATAGTGGGGTTAACCTCGATAGCTACATCAAAAAAATAACATTTCAGAAAATCACACCCCAAGGATTAAAAAACATCGGCCCAGCCATTGAAGAAATGGCAGCTACAGAGCAATTGGATGCCCATAAAAATGCTGTCACCATCCGATTAAACACTTTGAAATAA
- the nrfD gene encoding NrfD/PsrC family molybdoenzyme membrane anchor subunit, with product MSEHNIKINKEKLDKIAEDVLKPVGFNNAYINWMLFLTVALMACIYAYVIQYREGLIVTGMRDMVSWGMYIANFVFFVATALVGMLISGVIGLLGYTWIKPITRIAEMIAVAFAAVAGLVIVSDMGRPERLHHVFLYGRVQSPILWDVTVVTTYLVISTLLYMLPLIPDLAIARGRMKNAPQWMLKLYKILSFNWTHHPKQYQLLFKATRLLIILVIPTAFAIHTVTSWLLAVNSRSGWDSTIFGPYFLTGAFVTGMGAVIIAVFFFRNNYKLRSYLDEPLFDKMGKLLEFVCVVYFYFNLNEFVVPAYKMKEFDAIHIHELFLGKHALMFWFCQICGLIVPMIVLLWKPFRKPVPLFVISLFVLVGAWFKRYIIVIPTMEHPFLPVQNLPNEWVVYQPTVIESAVTIGSIIMGIMIISVLAKLFPVIPIWEMAEEDEETKSKII from the coding sequence ATGTCCGAACATAATATTAAGATTAATAAAGAAAAGCTTGATAAAATAGCAGAAGATGTGCTTAAGCCGGTTGGTTTTAATAATGCGTACATCAATTGGATGTTATTTTTGACTGTGGCCTTAATGGCCTGTATCTATGCCTATGTTATTCAGTACCGAGAGGGATTGATCGTAACGGGTATGCGCGATATGGTAAGTTGGGGGATGTACATTGCCAACTTTGTGTTTTTTGTAGCCACCGCTTTGGTAGGTATGCTTATTAGTGGTGTGATAGGTTTGCTGGGGTATACGTGGATCAAGCCCATTACCCGAATAGCCGAAATGATAGCAGTGGCTTTTGCTGCCGTAGCCGGACTGGTGATTGTTTCTGATATGGGGCGGCCAGAAAGGTTGCACCATGTGTTTTTATACGGAAGGGTGCAGTCACCTATTCTTTGGGATGTAACAGTAGTGACAACCTATTTGGTCATCAGTACCTTGTTGTATATGCTTCCATTGATTCCTGATTTAGCTATTGCGCGTGGGAGAATGAAAAATGCTCCTCAATGGATGTTGAAATTATATAAAATTCTATCCTTTAATTGGACCCACCATCCCAAACAGTACCAATTACTTTTTAAGGCCACCCGTTTACTGATTATTTTAGTGATACCCACAGCCTTTGCTATTCATACGGTTACCTCATGGTTGTTGGCGGTAAATTCGCGTAGTGGCTGGGATAGTACCATCTTTGGTCCTTATTTTTTAACAGGGGCATTTGTAACGGGTATGGGAGCAGTTATCATCGCTGTTTTCTTTTTTAGGAATAACTATAAGTTGAGAAGTTATCTTGATGAGCCTTTATTTGATAAAATGGGGAAGTTATTGGAGTTTGTATGTGTGGTATATTTTTATTTTAACCTGAACGAGTTTGTGGTGCCTGCCTATAAAATGAAGGAGTTTGATGCGATTCATATTCATGAGTTATTCTTGGGTAAGCACGCTTTGATGTTCTGGTTTTGTCAAATCTGTGGGTTGATTGTTCCTATGATTGTGCTTTTGTGGAAGCCTTTCCGTAAACCGGTACCCTTGTTCGTTATTTCTTTGTTTGTGTTGGTAGGGGCCTGGTTCAAACGTTATATTATTGTGATTCCTACTATGGAGCATCCGTTTTTACCTGTGCAAAATTTGCCCAATGAGTGGGTTGTATATCAACCAACTGTTATTGAAAGTGCTGTAACAATAGGTTCTATCATCATGGGTATCATGATTATTTCGGTACTGGCAAAGCTCTTTCCTGTTATCCCAATTTGGGAAATGGCCGAAGAAGATGAAGAAACAAAGTCTAAAATCATTTAA
- a CDS encoding 4Fe-4S dicluster domain-containing protein, whose amino-acid sequence MNSDQLKKNEPAKSTGKNSRRDFMRKLGLIGAAATTGAVASGFTSQRTPEEEYVKVMTSDNKLVEIPKSQVKEVKLDTEALQSRGRLGIAGKRWVMVIDLAKCRNARECIKGCQEHHHLHPYQYHINTLVMQDNPQSAPYNMPKPCMHCDNPPCVSVCPVDATFKRQDGIVLIDNERCIGCRFCMAACPYSVRVFNWEEPFQAQLYEAQPMEYDVEANIPQKKGTITKCLFSADCLRGGDLPTCVRSCPNEVFYFGDENENAVTNGTTRETVVLSELLEKNAGYRLMEELGTKPRVYYLPPKDRVFEAPEKPDHHS is encoded by the coding sequence ATGAATTCTGATCAGTTGAAAAAAAATGAGCCGGCCAAATCAACCGGTAAAAATTCCAGAAGGGATTTTATGCGTAAGCTTGGGTTAATAGGAGCTGCTGCCACAACAGGGGCAGTTGCTTCTGGCTTCACATCTCAGCGTACTCCCGAAGAAGAGTATGTGAAGGTGATGACATCCGACAACAAATTAGTTGAAATACCTAAATCGCAGGTTAAAGAAGTAAAGCTGGATACGGAGGCTTTACAGTCGCGTGGAAGGTTAGGGATCGCAGGCAAGAGGTGGGTGATGGTAATTGACTTGGCCAAATGCAGGAATGCCCGGGAGTGTATTAAGGGGTGTCAGGAACATCACCACTTACATCCTTACCAATATCATATCAATACTTTGGTGATGCAGGATAATCCGCAATCGGCTCCCTATAATATGCCAAAGCCTTGTATGCATTGTGATAATCCGCCATGTGTATCTGTTTGCCCTGTGGATGCAACCTTTAAGCGTCAGGATGGTATTGTGCTTATTGATAATGAGCGTTGTATTGGATGTAGGTTTTGCATGGCAGCCTGTCCGTATTCTGTTCGTGTATTTAACTGGGAAGAGCCTTTTCAAGCGCAGCTTTATGAAGCGCAGCCCATGGAGTATGATGTGGAAGCAAATATTCCGCAGAAAAAAGGAACCATTACAAAATGTTTGTTTAGTGCAGACTGTCTTCGTGGAGGCGATCTGCCTACCTGCGTGCGTTCGTGTCCCAACGAGGTGTTTTATTTTGGTGATGAAAATGAAAACGCTGTAACCAACGGAACAACGCGTGAAACAGTAGTCCTAAGTGAGTTGCTTGAGAAAAATGCAGGGTACAGGTTGATGGAGGAGCTGGGTACGAAACCGCGTGTATATTACTTACCTCCTAAGGATAGGGTTTTTGAAGCCCCAGAGAAACCGGATCATCATAGCTAA
- the hisB gene encoding bifunctional histidinol-phosphatase/imidazoleglycerol-phosphate dehydratase HisB — protein sequence MQRVLFIDRDGTIIEEPPTDFQVDSLEKLAFYPKVITNLHKIANDLDFELAMVTNQDGLGTASFPENTFWPAQNKMMNTLKGEGILFDEVFIDPSLPEENSPRRKPGTAMLTKYFDESYDMANSYVIGDRMTDVLLAKNMGCKAIFLKNHDNAHKEIESQGLKDICALCTTNWDEITQFLFAKERTAHVSRKTSETEIDIQLNLDGSGQCNISTGLHFFDHMLEQIGKHSGCDLSIKVNGDLHVDEHHTIEDTALALGQAFKEALGDKRGIERYGYCLPMDDCLALVTLDFGGRPWLVWEADFKREKVGDMPSEMFLHFFKSFSDASLSNLQIQAKGDNEHHKIEGIFKALARALKMAIKKDVFNNTLPSTKGAL from the coding sequence ATGCAACGAGTACTTTTTATTGACCGCGACGGAACAATCATAGAAGAACCACCAACCGATTTTCAAGTGGATAGCCTTGAAAAACTAGCCTTCTATCCTAAGGTGATTACCAACCTGCACAAAATTGCCAATGACCTAGATTTTGAACTAGCTATGGTCACCAATCAAGATGGACTGGGCACTGCTTCGTTCCCTGAAAACACCTTTTGGCCAGCGCAAAATAAAATGATGAACACCCTCAAGGGAGAAGGCATTCTATTTGACGAGGTTTTCATAGATCCCTCATTACCGGAAGAAAATTCTCCAAGAAGGAAGCCCGGCACAGCCATGCTTACCAAATACTTTGATGAGTCTTACGACATGGCCAACTCATATGTTATTGGGGACCGAATGACAGATGTTCTACTAGCCAAAAACATGGGTTGTAAAGCTATTTTTCTAAAGAATCACGATAATGCGCACAAAGAAATTGAATCACAAGGGCTAAAAGACATCTGCGCACTATGTACCACTAACTGGGACGAGATTACCCAATTTTTATTTGCAAAAGAAAGAACAGCCCATGTAAGCCGTAAAACATCAGAAACAGAAATTGATATTCAGCTCAATCTTGATGGATCAGGCCAATGCAACATATCAACTGGCTTACATTTTTTTGACCATATGTTAGAACAAATTGGCAAGCATTCTGGCTGCGATTTAAGCATAAAAGTCAATGGCGATTTGCACGTAGATGAGCACCACACAATTGAAGATACAGCCCTGGCTTTAGGTCAAGCTTTTAAAGAAGCGCTTGGAGACAAAAGAGGAATAGAACGCTATGGCTATTGTCTGCCAATGGATGACTGCTTGGCTTTGGTGACACTTGATTTTGGAGGACGACCATGGCTGGTATGGGAGGCCGATTTTAAACGAGAAAAAGTAGGTGACATGCCAAGCGAAATGTTTTTGCATTTTTTTAAGAGCTTTTCAGATGCCTCTTTAAGCAATCTTCAAATACAAGCCAAAGGAGACAACGAACATCATAAAATAGAAGGAATCTTTAAAGCCCTGGCCAGAGCATTGAAAATGGCCATTAAAAAAGATGTCTTTAACAATACCCTACCCAGCACTAAGGGAGCACTTTAA
- the ccoN gene encoding cytochrome-c oxidase, cbb3-type subunit I, giving the protein MEIQKFKYDNAIVKNFTIATIVWGVVALTVGLLAALQLAWPAFNLGLEYTSFGRVRPVHTNAVIFAFIGNAMFAGIYYSLQRVLKARLFNDIISKVHFWSWQLIIVLAAVTLLLGFTTGKEYAELEWPIDILIAVSWVLFGWNMIGTIIKRRVKHIYAAVWWYLATFLGVAVLHIVNSVEIPVSLLKSYPVYAGAQDALVQWWYGHNAVAFFLTTPWLGLMYYYLPKASNRPIYSYQLSIIHFWTLIFLYMWTGPHHLLYNALPDWLQALGVTFSIMLIAPSWGGMINGLLTLRGAWDAVRDRADLKFMVVALIAYGMATFEGPMMALKTVNSISHFTDWTVAHTHIAGMGWNGGLIFGMMYWLVPRLFKTKLYSSKLANAHFWIATLGILLFAIPLYWAAITQWLMLKEYTPTGSLAYPNFLETTIQILPMYAFRVVGGVLFFTGFLLFLFNIVKTMAIGKMEANEDSEAPALVNPQKRNVAGETVHRWLERRGVRFSIFVFIAVAIGGAVEIIPLLSVESNIPKIEAVKPYTPLELTGRDIYISNGCYNCHSQQIRPLRWETDRYGEYSKIGEFVYDHPFQWGSRRTGPDLARAGYLGDVSIGGSTTYKTAVWHYNHFMKPLEMNPQTIMPAYPWLAENDVVLDLIPKKIKVMKTLGVPYADGFEELAINDYMKQANGIVQELKASGVEVEPNKEVVALIAYLHKLGKDISGVDEDE; this is encoded by the coding sequence ATGGAGATACAAAAATTTAAATACGACAACGCGATTGTTAAAAATTTTACGATTGCAACAATAGTGTGGGGAGTGGTGGCTTTAACAGTTGGCTTGCTGGCTGCTTTACAGTTGGCCTGGCCTGCTTTTAATCTGGGACTGGAGTATACATCTTTCGGAAGGGTGCGTCCCGTGCATACCAATGCAGTGATATTTGCTTTTATAGGTAATGCCATGTTTGCAGGTATTTATTATTCGCTGCAACGTGTACTGAAAGCACGATTGTTTAATGATATTATCAGTAAGGTTCATTTTTGGAGCTGGCAGCTGATTATCGTTTTAGCGGCGGTTACCTTGCTCCTGGGTTTTACTACAGGTAAAGAGTATGCCGAGCTGGAATGGCCCATTGATATATTAATTGCTGTTTCTTGGGTGTTGTTTGGATGGAACATGATAGGAACCATTATCAAACGCAGGGTTAAGCATATTTATGCTGCCGTGTGGTGGTATCTGGCTACTTTCTTAGGGGTGGCAGTTTTGCATATTGTCAATTCTGTTGAAATACCGGTTTCTTTGTTAAAGAGTTACCCGGTATATGCTGGTGCTCAGGATGCCTTGGTGCAGTGGTGGTATGGACATAATGCGGTGGCCTTTTTTCTAACAACACCATGGTTGGGTTTGATGTATTATTATCTTCCTAAGGCTTCTAACAGACCTATCTACTCTTATCAATTGTCCATAATACATTTTTGGACCCTGATATTTTTGTATATGTGGACAGGACCACATCATTTGTTGTATAATGCATTGCCTGACTGGCTTCAGGCTTTGGGTGTTACCTTTTCAATCATGTTGATTGCTCCTTCGTGGGGAGGTATGATCAATGGCTTGTTGACACTTCGTGGGGCGTGGGATGCTGTTCGTGATCGCGCTGACCTTAAGTTTATGGTGGTGGCATTGATAGCCTATGGTATGGCTACCTTTGAAGGTCCTATGATGGCGCTTAAAACGGTGAACTCCATTAGTCACTTTACAGATTGGACCGTGGCCCATACTCATATTGCCGGAATGGGGTGGAATGGAGGTCTTATTTTTGGAATGATGTATTGGCTCGTGCCGCGATTATTTAAAACAAAGTTATACTCTAGTAAGTTGGCCAATGCTCACTTCTGGATAGCTACATTAGGCATTTTGTTGTTCGCAATCCCTTTGTATTGGGCTGCCATCACGCAATGGTTAATGCTCAAAGAGTATACCCCAACAGGTTCTCTTGCTTATCCTAACTTTTTAGAAACGACCATTCAGATTTTACCCATGTACGCATTTCGGGTTGTAGGCGGGGTGTTGTTTTTTACGGGTTTCTTACTTTTCTTATTTAATATTGTCAAAACCATGGCCATTGGAAAAATGGAAGCCAACGAAGATTCAGAGGCTCCTGCTTTGGTGAATCCTCAAAAGAGAAACGTGGCCGGGGAAACAGTGCATAGATGGCTGGAGCGGCGTGGCGTTCGATTCTCCATTTTCGTATTTATTGCGGTAGCTATTGGTGGTGCTGTGGAGATAATACCACTCTTAAGTGTTGAATCCAATATTCCCAAAATAGAGGCTGTAAAGCCATATACTCCTCTGGAGTTGACGGGTAGAGATATTTATATATCTAATGGTTGTTACAATTGTCATTCGCAACAAATAAGACCTTTGAGATGGGAGACGGATCGTTATGGTGAGTATTCCAAGATTGGAGAGTTTGTGTATGATCATCCTTTTCAATGGGGTTCGCGAAGGACAGGGCCTGATTTGGCTAGGGCTGGATATTTGGGAGACGTGTCTATTGGTGGATCTACTACTTATAAAACGGCGGTATGGCATTATAACCACTTTATGAAACCCCTGGAAATGAATCCACAAACCATCATGCCAGCCTATCCGTGGTTAGCCGAAAATGATGTGGTACTGGATCTGATTCCTAAGAAAATTAAAGTGATGAAAACATTGGGTGTTCCCTATGCGGATGGCTTTGAGGAACTTGCCATTAATGATTATATGAAGCAGGCCAATGGAATTGTGCAGGAACTGAAAGCTTCCGGTGTAGAAGTAGAGCCTAATAAGGAGGTTGTTGCTTTAATTGCTTATTTGCATAAGTTGGGTAAGGATATTTCAGGCGTGGATGAGGATGAATAG
- the hisG gene encoding ATP phosphoribosyltransferase has protein sequence MEKLRIALQKKGRLHDDSMKLLKEAGIKFNIGSGKLVAQSPNFPIEVLFLRDDDIPQTIADKVADIGVVGENEVEEKDFKLTIAKRLGFSKCRISLAIPKADEYPGLEYFQGKKVATSYPVILKKYFAEKNISANIHEIAGSVEIAPGIGLADGIFDIVSSGSTLVANRLKEVEVVMQSEALLVQAEDMSDEKKALLQELLFRINAVMAASSNKYILLNAPNDKVDEIVKVLPGMKSPTVLPLAQEGWSSIHSVISEKQFWEIIGKLKDNGAEGILTFPIEKMIL, from the coding sequence ATGGAGAAATTAAGAATTGCCTTACAGAAAAAAGGAAGATTACACGACGATTCGATGAAGCTTTTAAAAGAAGCTGGCATAAAATTCAACATAGGAAGTGGAAAACTAGTGGCACAATCGCCTAACTTTCCCATAGAAGTTTTGTTTTTGCGTGATGATGATATTCCTCAAACCATCGCAGATAAAGTAGCGGACATTGGTGTGGTAGGTGAAAATGAAGTAGAAGAAAAAGATTTCAAACTAACGATTGCCAAAAGACTGGGCTTTAGTAAGTGTAGGATATCATTGGCCATCCCCAAAGCCGATGAGTACCCTGGACTGGAATATTTTCAGGGTAAAAAAGTAGCAACTTCTTACCCGGTTATTCTAAAAAAATACTTTGCCGAAAAAAATATCAGTGCCAACATACACGAGATAGCAGGATCAGTGGAAATAGCTCCTGGCATCGGCTTAGCCGACGGTATCTTTGACATAGTAAGCTCAGGCAGTACATTGGTAGCGAATAGATTAAAAGAGGTAGAGGTAGTCATGCAGTCCGAAGCACTTCTGGTACAAGCTGAAGACATGTCCGACGAAAAAAAGGCATTGCTTCAGGAGCTACTATTCCGTATCAATGCGGTAATGGCAGCTAGCTCCAACAAATACATCCTATTAAATGCACCCAACGACAAGGTGGATGAAATTGTTAAGGTACTCCCCGGAATGAAGAGTCCCACAGTATTACCATTGGCCCAAGAGGGATGGAGCTCTATTCACTCTGTGATTTCCGAAAAACAATTTTGGGAGATCATTGGTAAGTTAAAGGACAATGGTGCAGAGGGTATCTTAACTTTTCCCATTGAAAAAATGATACTGTAA
- a CDS encoding cbb3-type cytochrome c oxidase N-terminal domain-containing protein — protein sequence MSQDNNNKPQEFHDDIESHDYDGIKEQNNPAPFWITLLFLVTVGFSLFYFVHYFGYPGNKRDQASEYEKSLAAFEEKQAAIQAANKESMPQLSKAEMVEKGKALFVKNACMACHGANGEGNNIGPNLTDEFWLNGCSEEDLMHIIANGKPTKGMTPYKSMMQEEEIKYVANYILNELVGSSPANPKDPQGVKCN from the coding sequence ATGAGCCAAGATAACAATAATAAGCCCCAAGAATTTCATGATGATATTGAGTCTCATGATTATGATGGAATTAAAGAACAAAACAATCCCGCACCATTTTGGATAACACTTTTGTTTTTGGTGACCGTAGGTTTTTCTTTGTTCTATTTTGTTCATTATTTTGGATATCCGGGAAACAAACGGGATCAAGCTAGTGAATATGAAAAATCGCTTGCTGCGTTTGAGGAGAAGCAAGCTGCTATACAGGCTGCCAATAAAGAGAGTATGCCGCAGCTGAGTAAAGCCGAAATGGTTGAAAAAGGAAAAGCTCTTTTTGTAAAGAATGCCTGTATGGCCTGTCATGGTGCTAACGGAGAAGGAAATAATATAGGGCCTAATTTAACGGATGAATTCTGGCTGAACGGTTGTAGTGAGGAAGACCTGATGCATATAATAGCCAATGGTAAGCCTACCAAAGGGATGACGCCTTACAAAAGCATGATGCAGGAAGAAGAAATTAAGTATGTAGCCAACTATATATTAAATGAGCTGGTGGGGTCTTCACCTGCTAACCCTAAGGACCCACAGGGTGTAAAATGTAATTAG